The following proteins are co-located in the bacterium genome:
- a CDS encoding ABC transporter permease: protein MNNVLPIMRKELKTYFNSPIAYVVIGVFLLISGWFMSTNLFLAGTADLRVLFQIAPLIFMFFAPAITMRLISEERKSGTIEWLVTMPIRDSEIIVGKFLAAVVLLATALAFTAPFGIVISFLGDIDEGPFIGGYLGLLLMGAAYLSIGLLGSSLTENQVVAFIVGLAISFLFFMFDKVLMYVPPVMGSVLQYLAIDYHFENIGRGVIDTRNILYYLSLIVVMLGASVAVLEGRKR, encoded by the coding sequence ATGAATAATGTGCTACCGATCATGCGTAAGGAGTTGAAGACCTACTTCAACTCACCGATTGCCTACGTCGTGATTGGCGTATTCCTTCTAATATCGGGTTGGTTTATGTCGACCAATCTCTTTTTAGCAGGAACTGCCGATTTACGCGTACTCTTTCAAATCGCACCGTTGATTTTCATGTTTTTTGCGCCGGCGATTACGATGCGGCTCATCAGCGAAGAGCGAAAATCCGGCACCATCGAATGGCTGGTGACAATGCCGATTCGCGATTCCGAAATCATTGTCGGAAAATTCCTTGCCGCAGTCGTTTTGCTGGCAACTGCGCTGGCATTTACCGCGCCATTCGGCATTGTGATTTCCTTTCTGGGCGACATCGACGAAGGTCCGTTCATTGGCGGTTATCTTGGATTGCTGCTGATGGGAGCGGCGTACCTCTCGATTGGATTGCTTGGAAGTTCGCTGACCGAGAATCAGGTGGTCGCATTCATCGTCGGTCTGGCGATTTCGTTTCTCTTTTTCATGTTCGATAAGGTATTAATGTATGTCCCCCCGGTGATGGGCTCGGTGTTGCAATATCTCGCCATCGATTACCATTTCGAGAATATCGGACGCGGGGTAATCGATACCCGTAACATTCTATATTACTTAAGTCTCATCGTAGTCATGCTTGGCGCTTCGGTAGCAGTGCTGGAAGGGCGGAAACGGTAA
- a CDS encoding ATP-binding cassette domain-containing protein: MISIENLSKNYGSFKAVDAISFQVERGEVVGFLGPNGAGKTTTMKMITCYMPPTTGRIVVDGLDVVEQSLEVRRKIGYMPESAPLYHDLNLVDYLRLAAEFRGIAKDQRERRVREMVEVCALGEMVQKRVGELSKGFRQRVCLAQALIHDPEILILDEPTVGLDPNQIIEIRSLIKQLGQRKTVILSTHILPEVEATCDRVVIIHRGKIVADGATNDVVAQFSGQGLVTVEFALPVPDATGMLRQLPRVGTVREVGAVPGGGWQLRVEAREGADVRNEIFRIAAQNDWPLTELRKEGASLETVFQSLTRDDAAKAA, translated from the coding sequence ATGATTTCAATCGAAAACCTTTCCAAGAATTACGGTTCGTTTAAAGCGGTCGATGCGATCAGCTTTCAAGTCGAACGCGGCGAAGTGGTCGGTTTTCTGGGACCTAACGGCGCTGGAAAAACCACCACCATGAAAATGATTACGTGTTACATGCCGCCAACGACGGGCAGGATTGTCGTCGATGGATTGGATGTCGTCGAACAGTCGTTGGAAGTGCGGCGGAAAATCGGTTATATGCCGGAATCCGCACCACTTTATCACGATTTAAATCTGGTCGACTATCTCCGGTTAGCGGCGGAGTTTCGCGGAATCGCCAAAGATCAGCGGGAACGCCGGGTGCGTGAGATGGTCGAAGTCTGCGCATTAGGTGAGATGGTGCAGAAGCGGGTCGGAGAGTTGTCCAAAGGATTCCGGCAACGCGTCTGTTTAGCGCAGGCGCTAATCCATGACCCGGAAATTCTCATCCTCGATGAACCAACCGTCGGACTCGACCCGAATCAAATCATCGAAATTCGCTCGCTTATCAAACAACTCGGTCAACGCAAAACCGTTATTCTCTCAACTCATATTCTTCCCGAAGTGGAAGCGACCTGTGACCGGGTCGTGATTATTCATCGCGGGAAAATCGTCGCCGATGGCGCGACCAACGACGTTGTCGCCCAGTTCTCCGGACAGGGGTTGGTAACTGTCGAGTTTGCGTTGCCGGTACCTGATGCAACTGGTATGCTCCGGCAATTGCCGCGGGTCGGAACGGTACGCGAAGTCGGTGCAGTACCCGGCGGCGGCTGGCAACTGCGGGTAGAAGCCCGGGAAGGGGCGGATGTTCGGAATGAGATTTTCCGGATTGCCGCTCAAAATGATTGGCCGTTAACCGAACTGCGCAAAGAAGGCGCTTCGCTCGAAACGGTGTTCCAATCACTCACCCGCGACGATGCTGCGAAAGCCGCATAA